In one Nostoc sp. KVJ3 genomic region, the following are encoded:
- a CDS encoding PIN domain-containing protein: protein MLIGSEFQLFSQIEFLAFSGLSQGDRQVFQQFIQRVEVVSLMSDDTVLIEQIIQLRQQYRLKLPDAIIAAMALQATANLVTADREFVRVSTLAVISW, encoded by the coding sequence ATGCTGATTGGATCGGAATTTCAATTATTTAGTCAAATTGAATTTCTAGCATTTTCTGGGTTGAGTCAGGGAGATCGTCAAGTCTTTCAGCAATTTATCCAACGAGTTGAAGTTGTTAGTTTAATGAGTGATGATACAGTGTTAATTGAGCAAATTATCCAACTTCGTCAGCAATATCGGCTGAAACTACCCGATGCAATCATTGCAGCGATGGCGCTTCAGGCAACTGCGAATCTAGTAACGGCGGATCGGGAATTTGTAAGAGTATCAACTTTAGCAGTTATTAGTTGGTAG
- a CDS encoding glycosyltransferase family 39 protein: MQKQLSHNWVISKNLLRFLTIAILVTGIFFRFVNIDRKIYWNDEVYSSLRISGYLESDMNQQLRDGHLLTIEDLHKYQYPNSEKGTVDTIKGLIAEESQVVPLYFVMLRFWVEWFGNSIAVTRSFSAFISLLTFPCLYWLCKELFDSSLIGWMSIVLIAISPLHVLYAQEARTYSLWVVAILVSSAALLRAMRLKTKVSWCIYAATLVLGFYSHLFFSLIAIGQGIYVVVTERFRLTKTSIYYLFSFIAGLITFLPWIWIIITHPTPDKISWVNAKQTLFQSSVRWIGIISRAFLDLGISPSDPVKYQIALIPFILIILALIIYSIYVLCRRTSKEVWLFILLMIGSIGLPLLVIDLVFEKRYASTRYLLPVVLGMELAVAYLFTIKLTSTSSTIWQKKLWSVATSLVIISGIISCTLSSQAQIWWIKVPQRYQEDPEIAKILSQVNKPLLISDADIILIQTLGHLLDPKVRLQLVAEQQLPKITNGFTDIFLFKPSDFLKTGIEKIYNSKLQQIDKALWKVTKSI; the protein is encoded by the coding sequence ATGCAAAAGCAACTTTCGCATAACTGGGTTATTTCTAAAAACTTGTTACGTTTTTTAACGATCGCCATATTAGTAACAGGCATATTCTTTCGCTTCGTAAATATTGACCGAAAAATTTATTGGAATGATGAAGTTTATTCATCATTACGTATATCTGGTTATCTAGAATCAGATATGAATCAGCAGTTACGTGATGGTCATTTGCTCACTATTGAAGATTTACATAAATATCAATATCCTAATTCGGAAAAAGGCACAGTTGATACAATTAAAGGATTGATTGCAGAAGAATCACAGGTTGTACCGCTATATTTCGTGATGCTCAGGTTTTGGGTAGAGTGGTTTGGTAATTCCATTGCAGTGACGAGAAGTTTTTCGGCATTTATTAGTCTGCTCACCTTTCCTTGTCTTTATTGGCTATGCAAAGAATTATTTGACTCTTCACTAATAGGGTGGATGTCCATTGTATTGATAGCCATTTCACCTCTTCATGTTTTGTATGCACAAGAAGCACGAACATATAGTTTATGGGTAGTAGCCATATTAGTATCGAGCGCAGCACTGCTGCGAGCTATGCGCCTGAAGACAAAGGTTAGTTGGTGCATTTATGCAGCAACATTAGTACTAGGATTTTATAGTCACTTATTTTTTAGCTTGATTGCTATTGGACAGGGAATTTATGTAGTTGTAACTGAACGTTTTAGATTAACTAAAACATCGATTTATTACCTATTTTCATTCATTGCAGGGCTAATAACTTTTTTACCTTGGATTTGGATTATTATTACTCACCCTACTCCTGACAAAATAAGTTGGGTAAATGCTAAACAAACATTGTTTCAGTCATCTGTAAGGTGGATTGGGATTATTAGTCGTGCTTTTCTGGATTTAGGTATTAGCCCTAGCGACCCAGTCAAATATCAGATTGCTTTAATTCCTTTTATTTTAATTATTCTAGCTCTAATAATCTACTCAATTTATGTTCTCTGTCGAAGAACATCTAAAGAAGTTTGGTTATTTATCTTACTCATGATTGGGTCTATAGGGCTTCCTCTACTGGTAATAGATTTAGTCTTTGAAAAACGATATGCTAGTACTCGATATTTACTTCCAGTAGTTTTAGGTATGGAGTTAGCTGTTGCTTACCTATTTACTATTAAATTAACATCTACCTCTTCTACAATTTGGCAAAAAAAGCTGTGGTCAGTTGCAACTTCTCTGGTAATTATCAGCGGAATTATATCTTGTACCCTTAGTTCTCAAGCCCAGATATGGTGGATTAAAGTCCCTCAAAGATACCAAGAAGATCCTGAAATCGCTAAAATTCTGAGTCAAGTTAATAAACCACTTTTGATTAGCGACGCTGATATTATTTTAATCCAAACGCTTGGTCATTTACTCGATCCAAAAGTGCGATTACAACTCGTAGCAGAACAACAGTTACCAAAGATTACTAATGGCTTTACTGACATATTCTTGTTCAAGCCCTCTGACTTCTTAAAGACTGGGATTGAGAAAATTTATAACTCAAAGTTACAGCAGATAGACAAAGCACTCTGGAAAGTAACGAAATCTATCTAA
- a CDS encoding DUF2141 domain-containing protein, producing MLKLSQLSYVLLATLVSLSFAKTVNAEPTATLSVVVNGIQHKKGEICFRVYASEQGFPTNNSSGSRSGCTKITGTSVKKEFSGLKPGTYAVSVLDDQNGDRKLHKDFFGIPTEGFGISKNPTVSIQTGTPKFRDASFVVNKNTTVNIIMKYSLDS from the coding sequence ATGCTGAAACTATCTCAACTATCTTATGTTTTGCTTGCTACCTTAGTAAGCCTCAGCTTTGCTAAAACAGTGAATGCAGAACCAACTGCAACACTTAGTGTTGTGGTAAATGGCATACAACACAAAAAAGGTGAGATTTGCTTCAGAGTTTACGCAAGTGAACAAGGATTTCCCACGAATAATTCTAGTGGATCTCGAAGTGGCTGCACTAAGATTACTGGCACTTCTGTAAAAAAAGAATTTTCCGGTTTGAAGCCTGGTACTTATGCTGTTAGCGTGCTTGACGATCAAAATGGCGATCGCAAACTCCATAAAGACTTTTTTGGAATTCCCACAGAAGGTTTTGGGATTTCTAAAAATCCTACTGTGTCTATACAAACAGGTACACCAAAGTTTCGTGATGCCAGTTTTGTTGTCAACAAAAATACAACTGTCAACATTATTATGAAATATTCGCTGGATTCATAA
- a CDS encoding glycosyltransferase family 2 protein, whose translation MSSNQPRLSIGLPVYNGEKFIKEAIDSLLAQTFEDFELIISDNASTDKTEEICRAYAEQDQRIFYHRNDKNIGCACNFNHVFKLSSGEYFKWAAYDDLHAPNFIKKCVEVLDRDPSIILCHSQTYFIDEEGKFLQNYNINLKADALKRHERFHELLTKHLGYQCYGVIRASTLRMIPPMGGYGNADGILLLRLGILGRFYEIPEYLFFVRSHPQQSMSIFFPNYLLFADRNQKSLLSMLPDFYGYAVWFDSANKGKILLPHWRILWEYILSIWCSPLSLNERLFCHISLQQQLRGTEYLLLRDLLKVLPLFCKSLQSAQIQEQQVID comes from the coding sequence ATGAGTAGCAATCAGCCACGATTGAGCATCGGATTACCTGTATATAATGGTGAAAAATTTATCAAAGAAGCCATAGATTCACTATTGGCTCAGACCTTTGAAGATTTTGAGCTAATTATTTCAGATAATGCATCTACAGATAAAACAGAGGAAATTTGTAGAGCTTATGCCGAGCAAGACCAACGTATCTTCTACCACCGAAATGACAAGAATATCGGTTGCGCTTGTAACTTTAACCACGTTTTTAAATTGTCTTCGGGTGAATACTTTAAGTGGGCAGCTTATGACGATCTACATGCTCCAAATTTTATCAAGAAGTGTGTTGAGGTACTCGATCGAGACCCTAGTATAATCTTGTGTCACTCCCAGACATATTTCATTGATGAAGAAGGAAAATTTCTCCAAAATTACAATATCAATCTCAAGGCAGATGCATTAAAACGACATGAACGTTTTCACGAATTACTGACGAAGCATTTAGGTTATCAATGTTATGGAGTAATTCGCGCTAGTACTCTGAGAATGATACCGCCTATGGGTGGTTATGGTAATGCAGATGGAATTCTCTTGTTAAGACTTGGCATTCTTGGTAGGTTCTATGAAATTCCTGAATACCTGTTTTTTGTCAGAAGCCATCCGCAACAATCAATGAGTATTTTTTTCCCAAATTACTTGTTATTTGCTGATAGAAATCAAAAATCATTATTGAGTATGCTGCCTGATTTCTATGGGTATGCAGTGTGGTTTGATTCAGCAAATAAAGGAAAGATTTTACTTCCACATTGGAGAATCCTCTGGGAGTATATACTCTCTATATGGTGTAGTCCCCTAAGTTTGAATGAGCGGCTGTTTTGTCATATAAGTCTACAACAACAGTTAAGAGGGACGGAATATCTTTTGCTGAGAGATTTGTTAAAAGTGCTGCCATTATTTTGTAAAAGTTTGCAATCAGCACAAATCCAAGAACAGCAAGTCATAGATTGA
- a CDS encoding glycosyltransferase family 39 protein: MPLYILLTRFWIECFGNSVAITRSFSAFISLLTFPCIYWLCRELFGSSLIGWMAMGLVAISPVHVLYAQEVRSYSLWIVAILVSSAALLRAMRLKTKVSWCIYTATLVLGFYSHLFFTLVAFAQGIYVFAIERFRVSKTSIYYLFSFLAGLINFLPWIWIIITHPQPESVNWGNTKQTLFQSAMRWAGIFSRAFLDLGISPSDPGKLKILLIPFIVIILALIIYSIYVLCRRSSKEVWLFVLTLIGSVGLPLLVVDFVFQKRYATTRYILPSVLGMELAIAYLFTTKITSISPKIWQKKLWSFAAFMVIIAGIISCTISSQAQMWWNKYPEKYQEFPKIASIINQSNKPLVISDVENTLPPVQILSYLVDPKVRFQILEKNQLPEITNGFTDIFLFLFEPSDFLKAGIEKIYNSKLQHIDQSLWKIAKP, from the coding sequence TTGCCCCTATACATCTTGCTGACCCGATTTTGGATAGAGTGCTTTGGTAATTCTGTAGCAATTACAAGAAGTTTTTCGGCATTTATTAGTCTACTTACTTTTCCTTGTATTTATTGGCTATGCCGAGAATTATTTGGATCTTCATTAATCGGGTGGATGGCTATGGGATTGGTAGCTATTTCACCGGTTCATGTCTTGTATGCACAAGAGGTGCGATCGTATAGTCTATGGATAGTAGCTATCTTAGTATCGAGCGCAGCATTGTTGCGAGCCATGCGCCTAAAAACAAAGGTTAGTTGGTGCATTTATACAGCAACATTAGTACTAGGTTTTTATTCTCATCTATTTTTTACCTTAGTAGCCTTTGCACAGGGAATTTATGTATTTGCAATCGAACGCTTCCGAGTGAGTAAAACATCTATTTATTACCTGTTTTCATTCCTTGCAGGGCTGATAAATTTTCTACCTTGGATTTGGATTATTATTACTCACCCTCAACCAGAATCAGTAAATTGGGGGAATACCAAACAAACATTATTTCAGTCAGCTATGAGGTGGGCTGGTATTTTTAGTCGTGCCTTTCTTGATTTAGGTATTAGCCCTAGCGATCCAGGAAAACTTAAGATTTTACTAATTCCTTTTATTGTAATTATTTTAGCTCTAATAATCTACTCAATTTATGTTCTTTGTCGAAGAAGTTCTAAAGAAGTTTGGTTATTTGTTTTAACCTTGATTGGCTCTGTAGGACTTCCTTTACTTGTAGTAGATTTCGTCTTTCAAAAACGATATGCTACTACTAGGTATATACTTCCCTCAGTTTTAGGTATGGAGTTAGCTATTGCCTACCTATTTACTACTAAAATCACGTCTATCTCACCTAAAATTTGGCAGAAAAAGCTCTGGTCATTTGCAGCATTTATGGTAATTATTGCCGGAATCATATCCTGTACAATCAGTTCTCAAGCCCAAATGTGGTGGAATAAATATCCTGAAAAATACCAAGAATTTCCGAAAATTGCTAGCATTATTAATCAAAGTAATAAACCACTTGTAATTAGTGATGTTGAGAATACGCTTCCACCTGTACAAATACTTAGTTACTTAGTCGATCCAAAGGTGCGATTTCAAATTTTAGAAAAAAATCAGTTACCAGAAATTACTAATGGCTTTACTGACATATTTTTGTTCTTGTTTGAGCCGTCTGACTTCTTAAAAGCTGGAATTGAAAAAATTTATAACTCAAAGTTACAGCACATAGATCAGTCACTCTGGAAAATAGCAAAACCTTAA
- a CDS encoding TIGR00300 family protein has product MTSRIRFLMCPPDHYDVDYVINPWMEGNIHKSSRDRAVEQWQGLYQILKQHAIVDLVPPEKGWPDLVFTANAGLVLGDNVVLSRFLHKERQGEEPFFKQWFEANGYTVNELPKDLPFEGAGDALLDREGRWLWAGYGFRSELDSHPYLAKWLDIEVLSLRLIDERFYHLDTCFCPLANGYLLYYPAAFDSYSNRLIEMRVAPEKRIAIAEADAVNFACNTVNVDSIVIMNKASDALKTRLAEVGFQVLETPLTEFLKAGGAAKCLTLRVTEPVRDEIHANVSVESRIIRMEGHLLDAGLINRALDLIIDAGGSFQVLNFNLGEQRQSTSAAEVKVSAPSHEVMEEIISLLIDLGAVDLPHDERDAILEPVIQDGVAPDDFYVSTIYPTEVRINGQWIKVENQRMDGAIAITQTSTGFVARCKILRDLEVGEQVIVDVLGIRTIRKTESREQRSTQEFSFMSAGVSSERRVELVVEQVAWELRKIRDAGGKVVVTAGPVVIHTGGGEHLAQLVREGYVQALLGGNAIAVHDIEQNIMGTSLGVDMKRGVAVRGGHRHHLKVINSIRRYGSIAKAVEAGAIKSGVMYECVHNHVPFVLAGSIRDDGPLPDTQMDLIQAQEEYAKHLEGAEMILMLSSMLHSIGVGNMTPAGVKMVCVDINPAVVTKLSDRGSVESVGVVTDVGLFLSLLIQQLDKLTSPYVNKVG; this is encoded by the coding sequence ATGACTTCCCGTATTCGCTTTTTGATGTGTCCTCCTGACCACTACGATGTAGACTATGTGATTAATCCCTGGATGGAAGGGAATATTCACAAATCATCGCGCGATCGCGCCGTGGAACAGTGGCAAGGGCTATACCAGATCCTCAAACAACACGCCATTGTAGACTTAGTACCACCTGAAAAAGGTTGGCCTGATTTGGTTTTTACCGCCAACGCTGGCTTAGTACTGGGGGATAATGTTGTCCTCAGTCGCTTTTTACACAAAGAACGTCAGGGAGAGGAGCCTTTCTTCAAACAATGGTTTGAAGCAAATGGTTATACAGTCAATGAACTTCCCAAAGATTTGCCCTTTGAGGGAGCAGGAGACGCACTGCTGGATCGGGAAGGACGCTGGTTATGGGCGGGATATGGTTTCCGCTCAGAATTAGATTCTCACCCTTATCTAGCGAAATGGCTGGATATTGAGGTTTTGTCTCTGCGACTGATAGATGAGCGTTTTTATCACCTGGATACCTGTTTTTGTCCCTTAGCAAATGGTTATTTACTATATTATCCAGCCGCTTTTGATTCTTACTCCAATCGCTTAATTGAAATGCGAGTCGCACCAGAAAAGCGAATCGCAATTGCTGAAGCCGATGCAGTCAACTTCGCTTGTAATACGGTGAATGTGGACAGCATTGTAATCATGAACAAAGCGAGTGATGCTTTGAAAACCCGCCTTGCAGAGGTAGGTTTCCAAGTGCTGGAAACACCTCTAACTGAATTTCTCAAAGCTGGTGGCGCAGCTAAATGTTTAACCTTGCGGGTAACAGAACCAGTTAGAGATGAAATTCATGCTAATGTTTCGGTAGAAAGCCGCATCATTCGCATGGAAGGACACTTACTTGATGCTGGCTTAATTAACCGCGCCTTGGATTTGATTATAGATGCTGGGGGAAGCTTCCAAGTCCTGAATTTTAACTTGGGGGAACAACGGCAAAGTACCTCCGCCGCTGAGGTGAAGGTATCAGCACCATCTCATGAGGTGATGGAAGAAATCATCTCTCTATTGATTGATTTGGGTGCAGTAGATTTACCCCATGATGAGCGAGACGCGATCTTGGAACCTGTGATCCAAGATGGTGTAGCGCCTGATGATTTCTACGTCAGTACAATTTATCCTACCGAAGTCCGAATTAATGGACAGTGGATCAAGGTAGAAAATCAGCGCATGGATGGCGCGATCGCAATTACTCAAACTTCCACTGGTTTCGTTGCTAGGTGTAAAATATTACGCGACTTAGAGGTTGGCGAACAGGTAATTGTAGATGTTTTAGGTATCCGTACCATTCGCAAAACAGAATCGCGCGAACAACGCAGCACCCAAGAATTCAGCTTCATGTCGGCGGGGGTTTCCAGCGAACGGCGCGTGGAATTGGTGGTTGAACAAGTGGCTTGGGAATTACGAAAAATCCGCGATGCTGGCGGTAAAGTAGTTGTCACAGCTGGGCCCGTGGTAATTCACACTGGTGGCGGCGAACACCTGGCGCAACTGGTTCGGGAAGGATACGTACAGGCGTTGCTTGGTGGAAATGCGATCGCAGTTCACGACATCGAGCAAAATATCATGGGCACTTCCTTGGGTGTGGACATGAAGCGGGGTGTCGCCGTCCGTGGTGGACATCGCCATCACCTGAAGGTAATTAATAGTATCCGTAGATATGGCAGCATTGCCAAAGCTGTGGAGGCGGGGGCAATTAAGAGTGGCGTGATGTATGAGTGCGTTCACAATCATGTGCCTTTTGTGCTTGCGGGATCGATTCGGGATGACGGGCCTTTGCCTGATACGCAAATGGATTTGATTCAAGCGCAGGAGGAATATGCTAAACACCTAGAAGGTGCGGAGATGATTTTGATGCTGTCATCAATGCTACACTCCATTGGCGTGGGGAATATGACTCCGGCGGGGGTGAAGATGGTATGTGTGGATATTAATCCAGCTGTGGTGACTAAATTAAGCGATCGCGGTTCTGTGGAATCGGTTGGGGTGGTGACGGATGTGGGTTTATTCCTCAGTTTGTTGATTCAGCAGTTGGATAAGTTGACGAGTCCTTATGTGAATAAGGTAGGTTAA
- a CDS encoding glycosyltransferase, producing the protein MEDLAIFLSKSLMGWLVIQVCLTLVFIWYLRSSKKNLLPDDQLPKTAVILCLRGADPFLPRCLRSLLNQNYPHYDLKLIVDSHEDPAWKIASESITEQEATNVQISALKIVRNNCSLKCSSLVQAVRELDDSYKVVALVDADTIVHVNWLRELVSPLANPKVGATTGNRWYVPTGRYWGSLVRYIGNVSTVVQMFIFQIPWGGSLAVKTEVLRQTELLDKWGQALGEDFMMHDILKKHGFQVKFVPSLLIVNREETDLSNLIDYLKRLILFSRLYHPRWLALVSESVSSILFPTALIILVLESFLQAKWEAAALLLGCYSVYTVGLLLIMLVLELEIQRVVLSNDQAIAKLSAGTIIKMLIGIPLTQWVYGLAMLSSIWISTVTWRGISYRIKGPWNVRLVEYRPYQWLDQPINNKVSL; encoded by the coding sequence ATGGAAGATTTGGCGATATTTTTGTCTAAGTCTTTGATGGGTTGGTTGGTTATTCAGGTGTGTTTAACGCTTGTCTTTATATGGTATCTGCGCTCATCTAAAAAAAACTTATTACCAGATGACCAGTTACCCAAAACAGCAGTAATTCTTTGCCTACGGGGAGCCGATCCGTTTTTGCCTAGATGTTTGCGATCGCTCCTGAACCAAAACTATCCACACTATGATTTAAAATTGATCGTTGATAGTCATGAAGACCCCGCTTGGAAAATTGCCAGTGAAAGCATCACAGAGCAAGAAGCGACCAACGTTCAAATTAGCGCTTTGAAAATAGTACGTAACAATTGTAGTCTCAAATGCAGTTCCTTAGTCCAAGCTGTCCGTGAGTTGGATGATTCCTATAAGGTGGTTGCCCTAGTAGATGCTGATACCATAGTCCATGTGAATTGGTTGCGAGAATTAGTCAGTCCTTTAGCTAATCCTAAAGTAGGGGCAACAACAGGTAATCGTTGGTACGTACCTACTGGTAGGTATTGGGGATCTTTAGTGCGGTACATTGGCAATGTATCCACAGTGGTACAAATGTTTATCTTCCAAATTCCTTGGGGTGGGAGTTTGGCTGTAAAAACCGAAGTGCTTCGCCAAACAGAACTCCTTGATAAGTGGGGACAAGCTTTAGGCGAAGATTTTATGATGCACGACATCCTTAAAAAACATGGGTTTCAGGTAAAGTTTGTGCCTTCGCTGCTAATTGTCAATCGTGAAGAGACTGATTTATCTAACTTAATCGACTATCTCAAGCGCCTGATACTTTTTTCTCGACTGTATCACCCGCGTTGGTTAGCTTTAGTGAGTGAATCTGTTTCTAGCATTTTGTTTCCTACTGCACTCATTATCTTAGTTTTAGAGTCCTTCTTACAGGCAAAATGGGAAGCTGCGGCTCTCTTGTTAGGCTGTTATAGTGTCTATACTGTCGGATTACTCTTGATTATGCTGGTGTTGGAATTAGAGATACAGCGAGTGGTTCTCTCTAACGACCAGGCGATCGCAAAATTATCAGCTGGTACAATCATTAAAATGTTGATTGGGATTCCGCTAACACAGTGGGTTTATGGGTTAGCGATGCTATCATCCATTTGGATCTCAACAGTTACCTGGCGCGGTATCTCCTATCGAATTAAAGGGCCTTGGAATGTCCGGCTAGTAGAATATCGCCCTTATCAATGGTTAGATCAGCCTATTAATAACAAGGTTTCTCTTTGA
- a CDS encoding DUF2085 domain-containing protein, whose product MVRVAFNEELQVNWVSLIADFMLMGMVFGPPIAPFLAASGVSLLPGIADIIYFMGNHVCPQPNMGLDLAPPFIMAVCMRCYGTVTGLLITRLLYGVTGGKGFYWLSQYGASGTAIASVLMMAYPLELAAQVFGLWSFNNYLVTPFGLITGLAWGLFTMPILHGWRGAKEDKRAIATN is encoded by the coding sequence ATGGTAAGAGTAGCTTTTAATGAGGAGTTGCAAGTTAATTGGGTCAGTTTGATTGCTGATTTCATGTTGATGGGGATGGTTTTTGGCCCGCCTATCGCTCCCTTTTTGGCTGCGTCTGGAGTGTCTTTGCTTCCTGGGATTGCGGACATCATTTATTTTATGGGTAATCATGTATGTCCGCAACCAAATATGGGGTTAGATTTAGCACCACCGTTTATTATGGCTGTGTGTATGCGTTGCTACGGCACCGTCACGGGTTTGTTGATTACTCGTCTGCTGTATGGAGTAACTGGTGGTAAGGGATTTTACTGGTTAAGTCAGTATGGAGCGAGTGGTACTGCGATCGCTAGTGTGTTGATGATGGCTTATCCTTTAGAATTGGCAGCACAAGTTTTCGGTTTGTGGAGTTTTAATAATTATCTGGTTACGCCTTTTGGGTTGATTACGGGTTTGGCGTGGGGATTGTTTACTATGCCAATTTTGCACGGTTGGCGGGGTGCTAAAGAAGATAAAAGAGCGATCGCTACCAACTAA
- a CDS encoding glycosyltransferase: protein MTKQKLRIALFTGLYAPFLTGVSVAVHQRVRWLLEQGHEVFLAHPQISDRYPKNVGDRPMPGLNEIQSFPNFSAYAFPTEPLVFYKSLPQPLNYRHWSDTKLLEKFQPDIILVEEAAQMRGLYSFFLQGYGRPIGVEYAKRTGTPIISLFHTDIVAYIKYYFGDKFFNLVRPIIPVLVKQFSESYDFNYFSSKEQLTKYEELKCQRAEYVPYQGIDCEKFHPRNICYNPIPNDNRPTLLFVGRITPEKNVNQLLDIFPVIAAKIPDVHLVIVGSGPLDEEIRERAKKFGSGITIWGESHGTELLGWFARADVFVNPSVTENFCTTNNEALASGTPLVAVVAPSTSEQVFPGRNGFLAQPNNPKDFAQKVITILENPDLKADMTRHARPSILEFDWSACMQKLEDKLYQIVEGSQKVKVGSRMRR from the coding sequence ATGACTAAGCAAAAACTTCGCATTGCTTTATTTACAGGATTGTACGCTCCTTTTTTAACTGGTGTTTCTGTCGCAGTTCACCAACGAGTTCGTTGGCTGTTAGAGCAAGGACATGAGGTTTTTCTCGCTCATCCGCAAATTAGCGATCGCTATCCCAAAAATGTTGGCGATCGCCCCATGCCAGGTTTGAATGAAATTCAGTCTTTTCCCAATTTCTCTGCTTACGCATTTCCTACAGAACCACTGGTATTCTATAAGTCTCTTCCTCAACCATTAAACTATCGACATTGGAGTGATACCAAGTTGCTGGAGAAATTTCAGCCTGATATTATCTTGGTTGAAGAAGCTGCGCAAATGAGGGGTTTATACTCATTTTTCTTGCAAGGTTATGGTCGTCCGATTGGTGTCGAATACGCAAAACGAACAGGCACTCCAATAATATCGCTCTTCCATACTGATATCGTTGCGTATATCAAATATTATTTTGGAGATAAATTCTTTAACTTGGTTCGTCCAATTATTCCCGTTTTAGTCAAGCAATTTAGTGAGTCTTATGACTTTAATTACTTTTCTTCTAAAGAACAACTCACTAAATACGAAGAACTAAAATGTCAACGCGCCGAATACGTTCCTTATCAAGGCATTGATTGCGAAAAATTCCACCCGCGAAACATTTGTTACAATCCCATTCCTAACGACAACCGACCAACTCTTTTGTTTGTGGGACGCATCACCCCGGAAAAGAACGTTAACCAACTGCTTGATATCTTTCCAGTCATCGCTGCTAAAATTCCTGATGTTCATCTGGTGATTGTTGGTAGTGGCCCGTTGGATGAAGAGATTCGTGAGCGTGCTAAAAAGTTTGGATCGGGTATTACTATCTGGGGCGAGTCCCACGGTACAGAACTTTTAGGTTGGTTTGCTAGAGCAGATGTTTTTGTAAATCCCTCCGTTACTGAGAACTTCTGCACTACAAATAACGAAGCGCTAGCATCTGGAACCCCTCTGGTTGCCGTTGTTGCACCGTCAACCTCAGAACAGGTATTTCCTGGTCGAAATGGCTTTCTTGCCCAACCTAACAACCCTAAAGACTTCGCTCAAAAGGTGATTACGATTCTGGAAAATCCCGATTTGAAAGCAGATATGACTCGGCATGCTCGCCCCTCGATACTTGAATTTGATTGGTCGGCATGTATGCAAAAACTTGAAGATAAACTTTACCAAATTGTTGAAGGATCTCAGAAGGTGAAGGTAGGTAGTAGGATGAGACGATAA